The Halarsenatibacter silvermanii genome includes a region encoding these proteins:
- a CDS encoding AbgT family transporter has product MSAEKNNQQNRGIIDALLDRVERAGNRLPHPLILFFIMALFVIIISAVVAAAGVTVEHPTTGETIEAFNLISVEGFQRILTEAVDNFTGFAPLGVVLVAMIGVGVADYGGLITALLKKVIMGTPEKYITSAVVFAGIMSNLASDAGYVVLVPLGAVIFKAMGRHPIVGLAAAFAGVSGGFSANLLLGTLDPMLAGITEEAAHIIDPDYFVDPSVNYYFMIVSTFVITLVGTLVTEKVVDPRFGTYSPEDSASEDGGPGASEEELEDLKPEEKRGLRSAGLWFLVCVGLLILGTVPEWGILRTEAGELIDAASPFMAGMVPIITLFFIIPGIAYGRKAGTITSSDDVAGFMEQAMEDMGAYVALAFAAAQFVEYFSWSNLGEILAIAGADFLEAIGFTGLPLILVFIIVSGFINLFVGSASAKWAIMAPVFVPLLMQLGYSPEFAQMAYRIGDSTTNIVTPLLPYFPIIIAFAKKYDEDIELGTIISTMVPYSVGFMLAWTVLLIIWFGLGLPLGPAGTIYL; this is encoded by the coding sequence ATGTCAGCTGAAAAAAACAATCAGCAGAATCGCGGGATTATCGACGCTCTTCTTGACCGCGTCGAGAGAGCTGGAAATCGGCTGCCGCATCCCCTAATCCTGTTTTTCATCATGGCTCTTTTTGTCATAATAATTTCTGCGGTGGTAGCAGCTGCGGGAGTAACTGTAGAACATCCCACCACCGGCGAGACTATCGAGGCTTTCAATTTGATTTCGGTCGAAGGATTTCAGAGAATTCTCACCGAAGCCGTCGACAATTTCACAGGATTTGCCCCGCTGGGCGTGGTTCTGGTAGCCATGATAGGAGTCGGAGTCGCCGATTACGGTGGTCTCATTACGGCTCTGCTCAAAAAGGTCATCATGGGAACTCCAGAAAAATACATCACTTCAGCGGTTGTTTTTGCCGGTATTATGTCAAACCTCGCTTCTGATGCCGGTTACGTAGTGCTCGTTCCGCTGGGGGCGGTTATATTCAAGGCGATGGGACGACATCCAATAGTTGGTCTGGCAGCTGCCTTTGCCGGAGTTTCGGGAGGCTTCAGCGCCAACCTGCTGCTCGGCACTCTGGATCCTATGCTTGCTGGAATAACAGAAGAGGCGGCACATATCATCGATCCCGATTACTTCGTCGATCCTTCGGTGAATTATTACTTCATGATCGTTTCCACTTTTGTTATAACTCTGGTCGGTACTCTGGTCACGGAAAAGGTGGTAGATCCCCGGTTTGGCACCTACTCACCGGAAGATAGCGCCTCCGAGGATGGTGGACCGGGAGCCAGTGAAGAAGAACTGGAAGATCTAAAACCCGAAGAAAAAAGAGGGCTGCGTTCAGCAGGTCTTTGGTTTTTGGTATGTGTAGGTCTCCTGATTTTAGGTACAGTGCCGGAATGGGGCATACTGCGCACAGAAGCGGGTGAGCTTATAGATGCCGCCTCACCTTTTATGGCCGGAATGGTACCGATAATAACTCTTTTCTTCATCATTCCGGGCATAGCCTACGGCCGCAAAGCTGGAACTATAACCAGCAGCGATGATGTTGCTGGCTTTATGGAGCAGGCTATGGAGGATATGGGCGCTTACGTGGCTCTGGCTTTTGCCGCCGCTCAGTTTGTGGAGTATTTCAGCTGGTCGAACCTGGGCGAAATTCTGGCCATCGCCGGAGCTGATTTTCTGGAAGCTATAGGTTTTACCGGCCTGCCCCTGATTCTGGTATTCATCATAGTATCGGGTTTTATCAATCTATTCGTGGGCAGCGCTTCTGCAAAATGGGCAATAATGGCCCCGGTATTCGTGCCGCTTTTGATGCAGCTGGGATACAGCCCCGAATTTGCTCAGATGGCCTATAGAATTGGTGATTCAACCACAAACATCGTCACACCTCTTTTGCCCTATTTCCCCATAATCATCGCCTTCGCCAAGAAGTATGATGAAGATATAGAGCTGGGGACTATAATCTCCACGATGGTACCATACTCAGTGGGTTTTATGCTGGCCTGGACTGTGCTGCTCATCATCTGGTTTGGTCTGGGGCTTCCCCTCGGTCCGGCTGGAACAATATATCTTTAA
- a CDS encoding zinc-dependent alcohol dehydrogenase, translated as MATMKEIELVDIEKFAEKEVEIPEVGPDQVLIEPEIFGICGSDVHSYTGHHPFVDPPIVLGHEYSGIVRKVGENVDDLEIGQRVTSEIVINCGVCHNCRDGRYQICENGKYLGNVGWNGAMAEYLVMYADKVHKLPEELTSQQGAMVEPAAVGIHAVRRSDFQVGDTALVLGAGVIGNLTAQALKAAGASRVIITDVIDDRIEKAKETGCNEALNSADIDLPKWIEDNLGRENLKIIFDCVGIEQTLDTAINIARKGSQIIMVGVPPPTEIPVNMAFVQDRELEIIGSLQYIDKDYIRAINFINDGRLTVEPLITHVLPLGEYEKGFELAGSQDAAQSGRMKVMLEHDWEEQG; from the coding sequence ATGGCCACTATGAAGGAAATTGAACTGGTGGATATAGAAAAATTTGCAGAAAAAGAGGTTGAAATTCCCGAGGTCGGTCCGGATCAGGTTTTGATAGAACCCGAAATATTTGGAATATGCGGCTCTGATGTCCATTCCTATACCGGTCACCATCCTTTTGTCGATCCTCCTATCGTATTGGGGCATGAGTATTCGGGAATCGTTCGCAAAGTCGGTGAAAATGTTGATGATCTGGAAATAGGTCAGCGGGTAACTTCTGAAATAGTTATCAACTGCGGAGTATGCCATAACTGTCGTGACGGCAGATATCAAATTTGTGAAAACGGAAAATATCTGGGAAATGTAGGCTGGAATGGAGCCATGGCTGAATATCTGGTTATGTATGCAGATAAAGTTCATAAGCTCCCTGAAGAGCTGACTTCGCAGCAGGGAGCTATGGTTGAGCCCGCAGCTGTTGGGATTCATGCAGTCAGAAGATCTGATTTTCAGGTGGGTGATACGGCCCTGGTCCTGGGAGCGGGAGTTATAGGTAATTTAACCGCCCAGGCCTTGAAAGCTGCCGGAGCCAGCAGAGTTATTATCACAGATGTTATTGATGACAGGATTGAAAAAGCCAAAGAAACTGGCTGCAATGAGGCTTTAAATTCAGCCGATATAGACCTGCCGAAGTGGATAGAGGATAATCTCGGACGTGAAAATCTCAAAATTATTTTTGACTGTGTGGGGATTGAGCAAACACTTGATACAGCAATAAATATTGCCAGAAAGGGTTCGCAGATAATAATGGTCGGCGTCCCGCCTCCTACTGAAATTCCGGTAAATATGGCTTTCGTTCAGGATCGAGAGCTGGAAATTATAGGCAGTCTGCAGTATATTGATAAGGATTACATCAGAGCTATAAACTTTATAAATGACGGGAGGCTGACTGTCGAGCCGCTTATCACACATGTGCTGCCGCTAGGTGAATACGAAAAGGGATTCGAGCTGGCCGGAAGTCAGGACGCGGCCCAAAGCGGCAGGATGAAAGTCATGCTCGAGCATGACTGGGAAGAGCAGGGTTGA
- a CDS encoding Zn-dependent hydrolase — MNVKKERIARDIEALAEFTATPGQGVTRFSLTEEDREAREYIKKKMREAGLEVREDQAGNVIGRRAGSGDQKAELPAVMLGSHFDSVRQGGRFDGTAGVVAALEVARVLEEQEITTDHPLEFVALIEEEGSRFGSGLYGSRAMTGRVAREELEESYDEQGISFAEALEDFGFPPEKVKEARRSPEEIAVFLELHNELGPLLEAEDKEVGIVDKIVGITHLNVSVTGSPDHAGTTPMDMRRDPLAAVGHIFGRIEELALETGEGTVATVGNVDVSPGATNVIPGRVEFTVDIRSKNMEDVENISSELTEIMDGICQQNSLEYEIEEMISVEPTGMSGEIIDIMQDKAENADISCLTMDSGAGHDAMMMADIAKTGMIFVPSRDGQGHSPEEWTDMEDLAAGTELLFLTVTEIA; from the coding sequence ATGAATGTCAAAAAGGAGAGAATCGCCCGGGATATCGAGGCACTGGCGGAATTTACAGCCACTCCGGGTCAGGGAGTGACCAGGTTTTCACTGACCGAGGAGGATAGAGAGGCCCGGGAATATATCAAGAAGAAAATGAGAGAAGCCGGCCTGGAAGTGAGAGAGGATCAGGCAGGTAACGTAATCGGCCGACGGGCGGGCAGCGGAGATCAAAAAGCAGAGCTGCCGGCTGTCATGCTGGGCTCTCATTTTGATTCTGTTCGTCAGGGGGGCCGTTTTGACGGTACCGCCGGGGTGGTAGCTGCTCTGGAAGTGGCCCGGGTATTGGAAGAACAGGAGATAACCACCGATCATCCGCTGGAATTTGTCGCCCTGATCGAGGAAGAGGGGAGCAGATTCGGCAGCGGATTATATGGGAGCAGAGCTATGACCGGCAGGGTAGCGAGAGAAGAGCTGGAGGAAAGTTACGATGAGCAGGGGATTTCTTTTGCTGAGGCTCTGGAAGATTTCGGTTTCCCGCCGGAAAAAGTTAAGGAAGCGCGTCGTTCGCCGGAGGAAATAGCTGTGTTTTTGGAGCTGCACAACGAGCTGGGCCCTCTGCTGGAAGCGGAGGATAAGGAAGTGGGAATAGTCGACAAAATTGTCGGCATCACTCATTTGAACGTAAGTGTTACGGGCAGCCCCGATCACGCCGGCACGACTCCCATGGATATGCGCCGGGATCCTCTGGCTGCTGTTGGCCACATTTTCGGCAGGATAGAGGAGCTGGCTCTGGAGACGGGTGAGGGCACGGTGGCTACCGTGGGTAATGTGGATGTTTCGCCCGGAGCTACCAATGTTATCCCCGGGCGGGTAGAATTTACCGTGGATATCCGCTCTAAAAACATGGAGGACGTCGAGAATATATCTTCAGAGCTGACGGAGATAATGGACGGCATCTGTCAGCAGAATTCGCTGGAATATGAAATTGAAGAGATGATCTCGGTCGAGCCGACCGGGATGTCCGGAGAGATAATCGATATTATGCAGGATAAGGCTGAAAATGCCGATATCAGCTGTCTCACCATGGACAGCGGCGCCGGTCATGATGCCATGATGATGGCTGATATCGCCAAAACCGGTATGATCTTTGTCCCCAGCCGGGACGGCCAGGGTCATTCGCCGGAGGAATGGACCGATATGGAGGATCTGGCCGCGGGAACCGAGCTTTTATTTCTCACCGTGACAGAGATTGCTTAA
- a CDS encoding ABC transporter permease: MNYRLRIIAAILLKEFQDIKKNKNLLVMYFLPVLLTIIFTYFVPDMPSGFALNIGLLFLVVMMGMYVPSMLIAEEKEKKTLEVLLFSPAGAEEVLIGKGLLTYISILIVTLLLVLIVGLEGRSLIIIFLSTALISIFSIMVGMMVGLLSPDQRSTGTIGLPVYMLLLLVPQLAALSGAGVMNFLASLLPTTYYFKIQEKAIAQALQPGDLALEFAVLVISIFVSFIALVFLYRKKGI; the protein is encoded by the coding sequence ATGAATTATCGCCTGAGGATAATCGCTGCCATACTGCTCAAAGAATTTCAGGATATAAAAAAGAATAAAAATCTGCTGGTTATGTATTTTTTGCCCGTGCTTTTAACGATCATTTTTACCTATTTTGTGCCTGATATGCCCTCAGGCTTCGCTCTCAATATTGGGCTTTTATTTCTGGTTGTGATGATGGGGATGTATGTGCCTTCTATGCTGATTGCCGAAGAAAAAGAGAAGAAAACACTTGAGGTGCTGCTGTTCTCACCGGCCGGTGCAGAAGAAGTTCTTATCGGCAAGGGTCTTCTCACATATATATCAATTCTGATCGTCACTCTGCTGCTGGTCCTGATTGTGGGGCTGGAAGGCAGAAGTCTTATAATTATCTTTTTGTCCACAGCACTTATTTCCATATTCTCTATTATGGTGGGGATGATGGTGGGACTTTTATCTCCCGATCAGAGATCTACAGGCACCATCGGTCTGCCTGTATATATGCTTTTACTGCTGGTGCCCCAGCTGGCTGCCCTGTCCGGAGCGGGAGTGATGAATTTTTTGGCGTCATTACTGCCGACCACCTATTATTTTAAGATTCAGGAAAAAGCTATCGCCCAGGCACTCCAGCCGGGAGATTTAGCGCTGGAGTTTGCGGTTCTGGTTATTAGCATATTCGTTTCTTTCATAGCTCTGGTATTTCTCTACAGAAAAAAAGGTATATGA
- a CDS encoding ABC transporter ATP-binding protein, with the protein MIRVENLKKNYGNKEVLKGLDFFIETGEIFSLLGPNGAGKTTTIKILTGQLDPDAGSVQIMEKDVFSHRKFLCPRLGFMPEETNLYERLSVRENLKFFCRLYGVDFNRIEKYLSFVGMAAEADTPVKKLSRGMKQKVLLIRSLLHEPEVLFLDEPVSGLDPASAASIHRLLERLNNKGLTILLTSHDMEEVDRLSDRIAFLDEGEIAALDHPTSLKLNHSPGKLEVLLKVEGKIEKRTLEINSEKAADKIAGWMKEGRLGAVHSSEPTLAEIFVDITGSELK; encoded by the coding sequence TTGATCCGGGTAGAGAATCTGAAAAAAAATTATGGAAACAAAGAAGTGCTGAAAGGGCTTGATTTTTTTATAGAAACCGGTGAGATTTTTTCTCTGCTGGGACCCAATGGTGCGGGTAAGACGACCACTATAAAAATTTTAACCGGACAGTTAGACCCTGATGCCGGCAGTGTGCAGATCATGGAGAAAGATGTTTTCAGCCATCGGAAATTTTTGTGTCCTCGCCTGGGATTCATGCCGGAAGAAACCAACCTCTACGAACGGCTCAGCGTCAGGGAAAATTTGAAGTTTTTTTGCCGGCTATATGGGGTCGATTTTAATCGGATAGAAAAATATCTCAGTTTTGTGGGGATGGCTGCTGAGGCTGATACACCGGTAAAAAAGTTATCCCGGGGAATGAAGCAAAAGGTTTTGCTGATCAGATCTCTGCTGCATGAACCTGAAGTCCTGTTTTTGGATGAACCAGTCTCCGGTCTAGATCCGGCTTCGGCTGCCAGCATACATCGGCTGCTGGAGAGATTGAACAATAAGGGGTTGACAATACTTCTCACCTCTCACGATATGGAAGAAGTGGATCGACTAAGCGACAGGATAGCTTTTCTGGATGAGGGAGAAATAGCCGCACTTGATCATCCTACCTCACTTAAACTTAATCATTCTCCTGGCAAACTCGAGGTGCTGTTGAAAGTTGAGGGGAAAATTGAAAAGAGAACTTTAGAGATTAATTCTGAAAAAGCTGCCGATAAAATTGCCGGCTGGATGAAAGAAGGCAGGCTGGGGGCAGTACATTCAAGTGAACCTACACTGGCTGAAATTTTCGTCGACATCACCGGGAGTGAACTCAAATGA
- a CDS encoding SDR family oxidoreductase, whose amino-acid sequence MSNLFDDFRLEGKTALVTGAARGLGKAMAEGLMEAGADLVIPDIEIEKARETAEILRERWEGGVLVTKTDVTDKNAVKEMTDKTLKEFNSLDILVNNAGIVINKPAEEMSFEEWKRVIDVNLNGVYLCSREAARPMIEQESGSIINIASMSAKIVNNPQPQASYNASKAGVEHLTRSLAAEWAEYNIRVNCISPGYMRTEITKKFEDKDYVQDKWIEPTPMKRMGEPEELKGAAVYLASEASSFMTGHSLVIDGGYTIY is encoded by the coding sequence ATGTCAAATTTATTTGATGATTTTAGGCTGGAAGGCAAAACAGCGCTGGTTACAGGAGCGGCTAGAGGTCTGGGAAAAGCCATGGCAGAAGGGTTGATGGAAGCTGGAGCCGATCTGGTAATACCCGATATTGAAATCGAAAAGGCTCGGGAGACGGCCGAGATTTTGCGTGAACGATGGGAAGGAGGGGTTCTGGTCACAAAAACAGATGTCACCGATAAAAATGCTGTAAAAGAGATGACTGATAAAACTTTAAAAGAATTTAATTCTCTGGATATACTTGTTAATAATGCCGGGATAGTTATCAATAAACCGGCTGAAGAGATGTCCTTTGAAGAATGGAAAAGAGTAATAGATGTAAATTTAAATGGTGTTTATCTTTGTTCCAGAGAAGCTGCCAGACCTATGATTGAGCAGGAATCGGGGTCTATAATCAACATAGCTTCTATGTCCGCGAAAATAGTCAATAATCCTCAACCTCAGGCCAGTTATAATGCCTCAAAAGCAGGGGTGGAGCATCTCACTCGCTCTCTGGCAGCAGAATGGGCAGAATATAATATAAGAGTAAACTGCATTTCACCCGGCTATATGAGAACTGAGATAACCAAAAAATTTGAGGATAAGGATTATGTTCAGGATAAATGGATAGAGCCCACTCCTATGAAAAGAATGGGAGAACCCGAAGAGTTAAAGGGAGCGGCTGTTTATCTGGCTTCAGAAGCTTCCAGCTTTATGACCGGACATTCACTGGTTATCGACGGCGGTTATACTATTTATTAA
- a CDS encoding transposase, with protein MLITLWITNVMVTPANERDSKTGVSVVTEQEDFEETYHKRYIFERKIAELFFRHGMRRARFFGKRKIEFQMICKALAVNIKRLPKLLGDVPGVCLEKAKDVLGTGNNEKKATSSTV; from the coding sequence ATGCTGATTACATTGTGGATCACCAATGTAATGGTAACTCCAGCCAATGAAAGAGACAGCAAAACGGGTGTTTCAGTAGTAACTGAGCAGGAAGATTTTGAAGAAACTTATCATAAACGTTATATCTTTGAAAGAAAGATAGCTGAATTATTCTTCAGGCACGGCATGAGACGTGCCCGGTTTTTTGGCAAACGCAAAATAGAGTTTCAGATGATCTGTAAAGCTTTAGCGGTAAACATAAAAAGGCTGCCTAAACTGCTGGGTGATGTACCAGGAGTATGTCTTGAGAAGGCAAAAGATGTACTTGGAACCGGAAACAATGAGAAAAAGGCCACTTCATCGACAGTATAG
- a CDS encoding S-layer homology domain-containing protein: MRKLVIVLALALVLTAAPVLEAEMVDVEEDHWAYEAIAQLVDAGIIEGYPDGEYRGEENMTRYEMAVIIDRALSDLTYEMEDIEADIETAGEGLTAEQIEQMEFIIESALEEAAPEAPEELTEEQAEEVTAIVANLVDEFEDELAELEADVAGLDQSIATETDYLQAGMDEINANLKEIEGRMDELEQEEDEYVGRLVMELDTIHNRLSPETVSVGTDYQLTFEHAHRLMDGFDFYVEWSPDDTTVHPDVEGDVLRINVGDEVHGLSGMHFSVMRDDITSYGGHTFDYLRRGHLETTFDVSDELDLMLGTDLDYVFDNSTDSLLDESGKMGRLSLDGSVEEAGIDYGIDVSHFEAGAAITDPDDTYPDEDPVIELVNMPDPAAPDEYEFVTAELNFEAAEVVENLDFRTAYYYHDDEGEMEDIPGPADSFEVEEDYDGFELGVSYHLSERYSAHLDYASVSAGIWPFTDGTPDDHPAGDGFLRENVFAGIQGAEAELVRAALDVDDAVGFDHTFKVEYWESDPEIYYGGSVEEGELGEHISGSDYDSSIDDYVFEWQKSRDLAEDTVLELTTTYTDFGEDVLDEDGSIDADDYREIEVGPNGSEEYEGSEDSRLEYEVFLEHELMSW, translated from the coding sequence ATGAGAAAGCTGGTAATAGTGTTGGCCCTAGCACTGGTTTTAACAGCCGCGCCGGTGCTGGAGGCGGAAATGGTCGATGTGGAAGAGGATCACTGGGCCTATGAAGCGATCGCACAGCTGGTCGACGCCGGTATAATTGAGGGTTATCCCGACGGTGAATATCGGGGAGAGGAGAATATGACCCGGTATGAGATGGCGGTCATTATCGACCGGGCTTTGAGCGATCTCACCTATGAGATGGAGGATATAGAAGCCGATATCGAGACGGCCGGTGAAGGCCTCACAGCTGAACAGATAGAGCAGATGGAGTTCATCATCGAGTCGGCTCTGGAGGAGGCTGCCCCGGAAGCGCCCGAGGAGCTTACCGAAGAGCAGGCCGAGGAGGTCACTGCAATAGTGGCCAATCTGGTGGATGAATTTGAAGATGAACTGGCCGAGCTGGAAGCCGATGTAGCCGGGCTCGATCAATCGATAGCCACTGAGACTGATTATCTGCAGGCCGGCATGGATGAGATAAACGCCAATCTGAAGGAAATCGAGGGCCGCATGGATGAGCTGGAGCAGGAGGAGGACGAATACGTGGGCAGACTGGTCATGGAGCTGGACACTATACATAATCGTCTCTCTCCGGAGACGGTCAGTGTGGGCACCGATTATCAGCTCACCTTTGAGCATGCCCACCGGCTTATGGACGGCTTCGATTTTTACGTCGAATGGTCTCCTGACGATACCACCGTTCACCCCGATGTCGAGGGAGATGTGCTCAGAATAAATGTCGGCGATGAGGTGCACGGTCTTTCCGGTATGCATTTTTCTGTCATGCGCGATGATATAACCTCTTACGGCGGTCATACCTTCGATTATCTGCGCCGGGGACATCTGGAGACCACCTTTGATGTCAGCGATGAGCTCGATCTCATGCTGGGCACGGATCTCGATTATGTCTTCGATAATTCCACCGACAGCCTGCTCGATGAATCGGGCAAGATGGGCCGTTTGAGCCTGGATGGCAGCGTGGAAGAGGCCGGGATAGATTACGGCATCGACGTCTCCCATTTCGAAGCGGGAGCGGCCATAACCGATCCTGATGATACCTATCCCGATGAAGACCCGGTGATCGAACTGGTTAATATGCCTGATCCTGCTGCCCCGGATGAATACGAGTTCGTCACCGCCGAGCTAAACTTCGAGGCGGCGGAGGTGGTGGAAAATCTCGATTTCCGCACCGCCTATTATTATCACGACGACGAAGGTGAGATGGAAGATATACCTGGCCCAGCAGATTCTTTTGAGGTTGAGGAGGATTATGATGGTTTTGAGCTGGGAGTCAGTTATCATCTGAGCGAGAGATATTCCGCCCATCTCGATTACGCCAGTGTGAGCGCCGGTATCTGGCCCTTCACCGACGGCACTCCCGATGATCATCCGGCCGGCGACGGTTTTCTGCGCGAAAACGTTTTTGCCGGCATCCAGGGCGCTGAGGCCGAGCTGGTCCGGGCTGCGCTCGATGTCGATGACGCTGTAGGTTTCGATCACACCTTCAAGGTCGAATACTGGGAGAGCGATCCCGAGATCTATTATGGCGGTTCCGTCGAGGAAGGAGAGCTGGGAGAACATATTTCCGGCTCCGATTACGACAGCAGCATCGATGATTATGTCTTCGAGTGGCAGAAATCCCGCGATCTGGCCGAAGATACGGTGCTGGAGCTCACCACCACCTACACCGATTTTGGCGAGGATGTGCTCGATGAGGACGGCTCGATAGATGCCGATGATTACAGGGAAATTGAAGTAGGTCCTAATGGGTCTGAAGAATACGAAGGCAGCGAGGACAGCCGGCTGGAATACGAGGTGTTTTTGGAGCACGAGCTGATGAGCTGGTAA
- a CDS encoding NAD-dependent epimerase/dehydratase family protein — protein sequence MKALVTGAAGFIGSHLAEKLVAEGMDVLGIDNFSDYYDRRLKDYNLRRLRDEDNFSLLEADLLEQGLPQILADRDLVFHQAAQAGVRASWGEDFQIYSDSNVLATQRLLEAANEVGIDKFVYASSSSVYGETEDLPMQEDGRTRPVSPYGVTKLAGENLCQLYHHNFGLPVVSLRYFTVYGERQRPDMAFHIFIKSILQCEPITIFGDGQQSRNFTYIEDAVTANLLAARTNVSGEVFNIGGPDGNIELNRAVDIIEEKAGQSPGREYQGEVDGDVRHTAADCSKAAEMLGYEPKTGLEAGIEAEVEYIREVYDL from the coding sequence GTGAAAGCTTTGGTGACCGGTGCTGCTGGATTTATTGGATCGCATCTGGCTGAAAAGCTTGTGGCTGAAGGAATGGATGTTTTGGGCATAGATAATTTCAGCGATTATTATGACCGGCGGCTGAAGGATTACAATCTGCGCCGGCTGCGCGATGAAGATAATTTTTCACTGCTGGAGGCTGATCTCTTAGAGCAGGGGCTTCCGCAGATTCTGGCCGATAGAGATTTAGTTTTTCATCAGGCGGCTCAGGCGGGAGTGAGGGCCAGCTGGGGCGAAGACTTTCAAATTTACTCGGACAGCAACGTGCTGGCAACCCAGAGGCTTCTGGAGGCGGCCAATGAGGTCGGGATAGATAAGTTTGTCTACGCTTCTTCCTCTTCAGTTTACGGGGAAACCGAGGATCTGCCCATGCAGGAAGATGGCCGCACCAGACCTGTCTCGCCCTATGGCGTCACCAAACTGGCCGGCGAGAATCTCTGCCAGCTTTATCATCATAACTTCGGGCTGCCGGTCGTCTCGCTCCGCTATTTTACCGTGTACGGCGAGAGACAGCGGCCGGATATGGCCTTTCACATATTCATCAAAAGCATTTTGCAGTGCGAGCCGATAACTATTTTTGGCGACGGGCAGCAGTCCCGCAATTTTACCTATATCGAGGATGCTGTCACCGCCAATCTTCTGGCCGCCAGGACTAATGTCAGCGGAGAGGTATTCAATATCGGGGGGCCGGATGGAAATATAGAGCTCAATAGAGCTGTCGATATTATCGAAGAAAAGGCGGGTCAAAGCCCCGGGCGGGAGTATCAGGGTGAGGTGGATGGAGATGTGCGCCACACCGCGGCCGACTGCTCTAAGGCGGCAGAGATGCTCGGGTATGAACCGAAAACGGGCCTGGAAGCAGGGATTGAAGCTGAGGTCGAGTACATAAGAGAGGTCTATGATCTTTGA